Genomic window (Hymenobacter sp. BRD128):
GTGCGCAGCGCCTCGTTTCCGCTGCCGCCAAAAGCCTTATCCCAGCTTTTCAGGCCAGCAGCGTCGAGTTTTAGTATCCAGATATCGCCACTACCGCGTGAAATAGCGCTTCGGTCACCCGAGTTGGCTGAGACGGATTGGCCACCTATAATGTAGCCACCGTCAGTGGTGCGAGCCATGTCTCCAGCAAATTCAACATCATCACCACCATAAGTATGGTCCCATTGCTTCGCTGGTGCTTGGCCCATTACAGAGAGATTCAGTGCCCAGCAAACGAGCAGTGTGCTGAGCATACGGCCCGACCAGCTAGCAGACCAGTGCACAAATAAGTATGGGCGCGCGCTATTGATTGCAGAGGCATCAGGATAGTAATGAGACACAGCGTAGCGTATTTTATCAGATGGGATGGCTAAAACAGCAAAGATATTTTGCAAAAAGATATGTACAACTAGCAAATAATCAGTTAGTGTAAGAATGGACATGAACGAAGGAGCTATGCTCTCATAGAAGGAAAATATTAGCTTTGAAAGACTGCGGGCTAAATGTGCGTAACGCTCAAGAAACGTGCACCTTAGTGACGCATTGGTTTTGGAGTAACTGAACCCCCACTACGCGCTGGAAACGCACTCGTGGCGGACTTTCTGAGCCAACTGACCGGGAAGGTGCTTTCTGAGCCTAGTCTCCACACTTGTTGAACCGCGCGGTTGGATGCTTCATCAAGCGTCTGGGTGAACACCTAGTACATTTAGGGTTACTACTTAATGCACGACTTGTTGTTGCTCGCTGGGGATGTTGAGAAACGCACTACGCTTAATTTACTTCGCCTTTTACCTACCCTCCTATGCCGTTGGGACCAATGATAGCTTTCGGGCGAAGAATGGGGCACTGGGCTTAACGGGTCTCTTTACTACCTTACTGCTCCTGAACTTGGCAGTAGCAGTAGAGCTTCTAACGGGGGTTACGGTGTTAGGGCAAGGCTGGCCCATCCTGCTGCTGCTACTGCTGACCGTGTTGGCCCTTAACCAGTGGTTACTCAAGCCGGGCGCTCTGCACACGCACTGGAAGTCCCTGCGGCGCCGGCCGTTTTACCTCAAATTACTGCTGGTAGTGGCGGCCTATTTGAGTCTCCCTGCTTTGGGAGGCCTCTTCATGTGGCAACTGACAAGGCTACCTAAGGTAACAAGCTGATCAACAGTCATAAATAAGTCGTAACCTAGCCATCCTCACTAGCCGAGGCGAGAAAGTGGAGTTCTCCCTAGTTGCTACTCGAGTCAAGTAAAGGCCTGTTCGAAAAACCCGCTCGTAAAACGGCCTTGAAAACGCGGTTTTTAGGGCCGTTAGCGTAGGTCGGGAAGTCGTTCGAAAAACAGTAGTTTTGTGAATGACTTATGCTACTTTTCTTTGCGCAGCTTTGCTCTTAGTGGCCCCAGTGGCTAGCCGGGCCTGCGATATCTGCGGCTGTTTCATGGGCATCACCCCCTATGACAATCAAAGCGGCTTCAGCCTGATGCATCGCTACCGCATCTTTAATGGCTACCAGGACTACGGGCAGACGCCGTACTTTTTTCCGACCGGTGCTCGGCCGTTTTTTCCCTCGCCTCGCAATGGGGATTCCGGCTATCAGGATGCCGCCACCGGCGACCCCACTGACTTCGAGGCCTTCCGGGTAATGGAGCTACGGGGCAAGTACTTTGTTTCGCCCCGCGTGGAGGTGAACGCCTTCGTGCCTTACGTGATGAATACCGCCCAGATAAATGGCAAACAACTCAATGTGTCCGGCCTAGGCGATATCACCGTGTTTGCGGGCTATCACCTAATTCGCGCCATTGAAACGGCAGGGGTCCAAAGCCGCCTCATTGTGGGGGGAGGCCTCAAGCTGGCTACCGGGGACTTCCGCCGTCAAAATGACCAAGGCGAGCGCTACCCCCTGCTCAACCAAGCCGGCACGGGCACGACCGACGGCTTTGTGTACGCCAATTACATTGGCAGCTTTCATAACGTCGGGCTCAGCGTGAATACGAGCTACCGGCGAGCCACTACCAACGCGTATCGCTACAGTATGGCCCCGAGCAGCAGCACCTTCGCGAACCTGTTTTATCGCTTTGCCTTTGGTAGTGATTGGCAGGTATACCCCTCGGCGCAGTTCTTCTATGAAAAAACAAACGGCGAACTGTATGAGGGCCAGTTGACGGGCGAGCACGCGCTGAATAATGCCTTGCTGGGCCCCGGCCTAGATGTGTACTATAAAAACGTCTCGCTCAATACCAGCTTTCAACTGCCCGTTTATACGGCCGCGACCGACCACACCGCCAGTGCGGGTCGTTTCGTGGTTTCGGTCGGTTACAGCTTCAAGCAAACCACGTACTGGCTCGGCAAGAAGCGTTCATGAGCAGCGCCGCTATCTACGCGCGGGTTTCGACCAAAGACAAAGGCCAGACCAACGAGAACCAACTGCGCGAGCTGCGCGCCTTTGCCCATCGGTTGGGCTACGCTGTTTATCAGGAGTATTGCGACCAGGAAAGCGGCGGCAGTGCCGAGCGGCCCGCCTTTCAGCAGCTCTTTACGGATGCCCACCAGCGGCGCTTTGAGGTGGTGCTATTCTGGAGTCTCGACCGCTTCAGCCGCGAGGGCGTGACCGAAACGCTCAACCACCTGCAACGGCTCACAGCAGCCGGCGTGCAGTTCAAGTCCTTCACGGAGCAGTACCTCGATAGCACGGGCCTGTTTCGAGAGGCCATCATTGGCTTTCTCGCCGCCATTGCCAAGCAGGAGCGCGTACGCTTTTCCGAGCGCATCAAGGCTGGCCAGGCCCGCAGTAGCAAGCAGCCGGGCCGGCCGGCGCTGGCGGAGGAGGTAGTAGCAGAATTGCGCCGGCTGCGAGGGGAAGGGCTCAGTTTTAAGAAGATTCAAGTGGCGACAGGTGTACCCGTGGCTACTATGCACAAATACCTTGCTGAGGCTTAAAAAGAGCACTTTTTGAGAGAAGTACCGCCTTTTTTAAATCTCCTGCCTGTCACGCTTTCTGGGGGTTCGTTTAAGAAAGGTGACAAGCTCTGAATGCTATGTTTTATAGGCTAGAAAAGGTCGTTGCTAGCCCGAAGACTGTCCCCTGCGCGTGTTGAGGGTATCAATTACTGGGTTCGCTAGTTGCGGTGTTTGGTCTTCGTACTTGACAACACCACCACGCCATTATCCCCACGCATGCCATAGATAGCAGCCGCGGCCACATTGCGTAGGAGTGTCACCTGTCGAATGGGCTGGCTGCGTAATAGCTGTTGCAGCCGACTAATGGTGACCGCATCGTGGTTGTCAAATGCTTGTCCATTCACGACATACAACAGAGGGAACCCGCTTGGTTTAGCGGGAGCTGACAGCCCTGGTGAGGGGGCTACCCTACGCGTGGCAGCGGAGGCGATCATCCGGCAAACGGGCAGTTGATAGAGGGCCAGCAGCGTATCGCGCCACGCACGCTGCTGCACAGCGGCGACCTGCTCAGACAAGGAGAGCTGCTGCACACTGTCCAACCAAGCCGAGTTGTCGGTGATGAGCGGCGCCGGGTGGGTTTGTCCCAGGGTCGGCAAGCTGTTTAGTAACGGGTAGCCAAGCAGGAAAAGCCAAGAATAACGCATGTC
Coding sequences:
- a CDS encoding recombinase family protein codes for the protein MSSAAIYARVSTKDKGQTNENQLRELRAFAHRLGYAVYQEYCDQESGGSAERPAFQQLFTDAHQRRFEVVLFWSLDRFSREGVTETLNHLQRLTAAGVQFKSFTEQYLDSTGLFREAIIGFLAAIAKQERVRFSERIKAGQARSSKQPGRPALAEEVVAELRRLRGEGLSFKKIQVATGVPVATMHKYLAEA